From the genome of Anopheles merus strain MAF chromosome X, AmerM5.1, whole genome shotgun sequence, one region includes:
- the LOC121588725 gene encoding autotransporter adhesin BpaC-like isoform X18 — translation MRSLTNPGGLALLVLLALSFSANVVQSYRAKMTSRVCFSNIANFTGNTAIGLCSHSVLQTLRVGANGTIAYVTTATTPQSTVLRLLPTYCNRRLAYPYLEPYLAIVGSGTEGPVATILANPTIRANYIRALITFMKSYPRCVGLYIDFSNLATSQAAGYAAFMQALFQAAGTASLKLASALPWEADRYADVYYSVTLRSLSFNVLRTYDEFYSSLTTVVRPLNPLVAMAAPFNATTKTISYNLYRWIIKGLNPSNIILGMSMYARAYTVTKVSQFGATGTASASVVSYCDALLFSTKFGLQTSSSGESVSSSSSMAYVFTSFQSAELKLNFAVSNNLAGVALFSLNTAGTNAELLRYVTSIIAPTPPTGFQYPVASYPTCGVSITFPSLVAITTQPTASTAAGGGTTRAGGVTTVAPGGDTTAAGGGTTAAGGGSTAAGGGSTAAGGGTTAAGGGSTAAGGGTTVAGGGSTAAGGGSTASGGGTTAAGGGSTAAGGGSTAAGGGTTAAGGGSTAAGGGSTAAGGGSTAAGGGTTIAGGGSTAAGGGTTAAGGGSTAAGGGTTAAGGGSTAAGGGSTAAGGGTTIAGGGSTAAGGGSTAAGGGTTIAGGGSTAAGGGSTAAGGGSTAAGGGTTAAGGGSTAAGGGTTVDGGGSTAAGGGSTAAGGGSTAAGGGSTAAGGGSTAAGGGSTAAGGGSTAAGGGSTAAGGGTTAAGGGSTAAGGGSTAAGGGSTAAGGGSTAAGGGSTAAGGGSTAAGGGSTAAGGGSTAVGGGTTAAGGGSTAAGGGSTAAGGGSTAAGGGTTAAGGGSTAAGGGSTAAGGGSTAAGGGSTAAGGGSTAAGGGTTAAGGGTTAAGGGSTAAGGGSTAIGGGSTAAGGGSTAAGGGSTAAGGGSTAAGGGSTAAGGGSTAAGGGSTAAGGGSTAAGGGSTAAGGGSTAAGGGSTAAGGGSTAAGGGSTAAGGGTTAAGGGSTAAGGGSTAAGGGSTAAGGGTTAAGGGSTAAGGGSTAAGGGSTASGGGTTAAGGGSTAAGGGSTAAGGGSTAAGGGSTVAGGGSTAAGGGSTAAGGGTTAAGGGSTAAGGGSTAAGGGTTAAGGGSTDAGGGSTAAGGGSTAAGGGSTAAGGGSTAAGGGSTSAGGGSTAAGGGTTIAGGGSTAVGGGSTAAGGGSTAAGGGTTAAGGGSTAAGGGSTAAGGGSTAAGGGSTAAGGGSTAAGGGSTAAGGGSTAAGGGTTAAGGGSTAAGGGTTAAGGGSTAAGGGSTAAGGGSTAAGGGSTAAGGGSTAAGGGTTAAGGGSTAAGGGSTAAGGGSTAAGGGSTAAGGGSTAVGGGTTAAGGGSTAAGGGSTAAGGGSTAAGGGTTSAPQPAVVCGITVRSQYGGLVSSFCDSVLEINLYIQSGSACGVVV, via the exons ATGCGATCCTTGACCAACCCAGGGGGGCTGGCGCTGCTAGTGTTGTTAGCACTATCGTTTAGCG CCAACGTCGTCCAATCTTATAGAGCGAAAATGA CATCGAGAGTATGCTTCTCCAACATCGCCAACTTCACTGGAAATACTGCGATCGGGCTATGCTCGCACTCAGTGTTGCAAACGCTCAGGGTGGGCGCGAACGGCACGATCGCGTACGTTACGACTGCCACAACGCCTCAGTCAACCGTGCTCA GACTGCTTCCGACCTACTGCAACCGAAGGCTGGCGTATCCGTACCTCGAACCGTACCTGGCTATAGTCGGGTCCGGTACGGAAGGACCAGTTGCTACCATCCTAGCGAATCCGACGATTCGAGCGAACTACATCCGGGCGCTGATCACGTTCATGAAGTCCTACCCGCGCTGCGTCGGActatatatcgacttcagcAACCTCGCCACATCGCAGGCG GCCGGTTATGCCGCGTTCATGCAGGCCCTGTTCCAGGCGGCTGGTACAGCTTCGCTCAAGCTGGCCTCAGCGCTGCCCTGGGAGGCAGATCGGTACGCCGATGTCTACTACAGCGTCACTTTAAGAAGCTTATCGTTTAACGTGCTGCGCACGTACGATGAATTCTACTCATCGCTTACAACGGTCGTACGGCCGCTGAACCCGCTAGTTGCTATGGCCGCACCGTTTAACGCCACGACGAAAACTATC TCGTACAACCTGTACCGGTGGATAATCAAGGGACTGAACCCGAGCAACATCATACTCGGCATGTCGATGTATGCTCGCGCATATACTGTGACAAAAGTTAGCCAGTTCGGTGCTACGGGAACGGCTAGCGCTTCGGTGGTATCATACTGCGAT GCACTTCTTTTCTCGACCAAGTTTGGACTGCAAACGAGCAGCTCTGGAGAGAGTGTATCCTCTAGCAGCAGTATGGCTTACGTATTCACTTCATTTCAATCGGCTGAGCTCAAGCTGAACTTTGCAGTGTCTAATAATTTGGCTGGTGTTGCACTGTTCTCATTGAACACTGCCGGCACCAATGCAGAGCTGCTGCGTTACGTGACGAGTATTATTGCACCGACGCCACCAACAGGTTTCCAATATCCTGTGGCGTCGTATCCTACATGCGGCGTTTCGATTACATTCCCATCGTTGGTGGCTATAACTACACAACCAACAGCCTCCACAGCAGCGGGTGGCGGTACCACTCGAGCTGGAGGAGTTACCACGGTTGCGCCAGGAGGAGACACCACGGCTGCTGGAGGTGGAACTACAGCCGCTGGAGGAGGTTCAACAGCCGCTGGAGGAGGTTCAACAGCCGCTGGAGGTGGAACTACagccgctggaggaggatcAACAGCCGCTGGAGGAGGAACTACTGTCGCTGGAGGAGGTTCAACTGCCGCTGGAGGAGGTTCGACTGCATCAGGGGGTGGAACTACAGCCGCTGGAGGAG GTTCGACTgccgctggaggaggatcaacagccgctggaggaggaactacagccgctggaggaggatcaacagccgctggaggaggatcaacagccgctggaggaggatcaactgctgctggaggaggaACGACTATCGCAGGAGGAGGTTCAACTGCCGCTGGAGGTGGAACTACAGCCGCCGGTGGTGGTTCTACAGCCGCCGGAGGAGGAACTACagccgctggaggaggatcaacagccgctggaggaggttcgactgctgctggaggaggaACTACTATCGCTGGAGGAGGATCAACAGCCGCTGGAGGAGGCTCaactgctgctggaggaggaACTACTATCGCTGGAGGAGGATCAACAGCCGCTGGAGGAGGCTCaactgctgctggaggaggttcgactgctgctggaggaggaaccacagccgctggaggaggatcCACAGCTGCTGGAGGAGGAACTACTGTCGATGGAGGAGGTTCaactgctgctggaggaggctcgactgctgctggaggaggatcaacagccgctggaggaggctcgactgctgctggaggaggatcaacagccgctggaggaggctcaacagccgctggaggaggatcAACAGCCGCTGGTGGAGGTTCgactgctgctggaggaggaactacagccgctggaggaggctcaactgctgctggaggaggatcaacagccgctggaggaggatcaacagctgctggaggaggctcaacagccgctggaggaggatcAACAGCCGCTGGAGGAGGCTCAACTGCAGCTGGAGGAGGCTCAACAGCCGCTGGAGGAGGCTCGACTGCAGTTGGAGGAGGAACTACAGCCGCTGGAGGAGGTTCGACTgccgctggaggaggatcaacagccgctggaggaggatcaactgctgctggaggaggaactacagccgctggaggaggatcaacagccgctggaggaggctcgactgctgctggaggaggatcaacagccgctggaggaggatcAACAGCCGCTGGAGGAGGCTCAACtgcagcaggaggaggaactacagccgctggaggaggaactacagccgctggaggaggctcaactgctgctggaggaggcTCAACTGCTATCGGAGGAGGATCAACAGCCGCTGGAGGAGGCTCGACTgccgctggaggaggatcaacagccgctggaggaggctcgactgctgctggaggag GATCAACAGCCGCTGGAGGAGGCTCgactgctgctggaggaggctcgactgctgctggaggaggctcgactgctgctggaggaggtTCGACTGCAGCTGGAGGAGGCTCaactgctgctggaggaggatCTACAGCCGCTGGAGGAGGCTCGACTGCAGCAGGAGGGGGCTCAACtgcagcaggaggaggaactacagccgctggaggaggctcaactgctgctggaggaggctcaactgctgctggaggaggatcaacagccgctggaggaggaactacagccgctggaggaggatcaacagccgctggaggaggatcAACAGCCGCTGGAGGAGGCTCGACTGCATCAGGGGGTGGAACTACTgccgctggaggaggatcaacagccgctggaggaggctcaacagccgctggaggaggatcaacagccgctggaggaggatcAACAGTCGCAGGAGGAGGATCAACAGCCGCTGGAGGAGGCTCAACAGCCGCTGGAGGTGGAACTACagccgctggaggaggatcCACAGCCGCTGGAGGAGGCTCGACtgcagcaggaggaggaaCTACAGCAGCTGGGGGAGGCTCAACTGATGCTGGAGGAGGCTCgactgctgctggaggaggatCAACAGCCGCTGGAGGTGGCTCgactgctgctggaggaggatcaactgctgctggaggaggcTCGACTTCCGCTGGAGGAGGATCAACAGCCGCTGGAGGAGGAACTACTATCGCTGGAGGAGGATCAACAGCCGTTGGAGGAGGATCAACAGCCGCTGGAGGAGGCTCAACtgcagcaggaggaggaactacagccgctggaggaggctcaactgctgctggaggaggatcaactgctgctggaggaggatCAACAGCCGCTGGAGGAGGCTCGACTgccgctggaggaggatcAACAGCCGCTGGAGGAGGTTCGACTGCCGCTGGAGGAGGCTCAACtgcagcaggaggaggaactacagccgctggaggaggatcaacagccgctggaggaggaactacagccgctggaggaggctcaactgctgctggaggaggctcaactgctgctggaggaggatCAACAGCTGCTGGAGGAGGTTCTACAGCCGCTGGAGGAGGCTCaactgctgctggaggaggaACTACTgccgctggaggaggatcAACAGCCGCTGGAGGAGGTTCAACTgccgctggaggaggatcAACAGCTGCTGGAGGAGGATCAACAGCCGCTGGAGGAGGCTCGACTGCTGTTGGAGGAGGAACTACagccgctggaggaggatcAACAGCCGCCGGAGGAGGATCAACAGCCGCTGGTGGAGGATCAACAGCCGCTGGTGGAGGCACCACGTCTGCACCACAACCTGCTGTTGTCTGCGGCATTACTGTGCGGTCGCAGTACGGAGGTCTTgtcagcagtttttgtgattCTGTTTTAGAGATCAACCTGTACATTCAATCTGGAAGTGCGTGTGGGGTTGTAGTGTAA
- the LOC121588725 gene encoding autotransporter adhesin BpaC-like isoform X22, with translation MRSLTNPGGLALLVLLALSFSANVVQSYRAKMTSRVCFSNIANFTGNTAIGLCSHSVLQTLRVGANGTIAYVTTATTPQSTVLRLLPTYCNRRLAYPYLEPYLAIVGSGTEGPVATILANPTIRANYIRALITFMKSYPRCVGLYIDFSNLATSQAAGYAAFMQALFQAAGTASLKLASALPWEADRYADVYYSVTLRSLSFNVLRTYDEFYSSLTTVVRPLNPLVAMAAPFNATTKTISYNLYRWIIKGLNPSNIILGMSMYARAYTVTKVSQFGATGTASASVVSYCDALLFSTKFGLQTSSSGESVSSSSSMAYVFTSFQSAELKLNFAVSNNLAGVALFSLNTAGTNAELLRYVTSIIAPTPPTGFQYPVASYPTCGVSITFPSLVAITTQPTASTAAGGGTTRAGGVTTVAPGGDTTAAGGGTTAAGGGSTAAGGGSTAAGGGTTAAGGGSTAAGGGTTVAGGGSTAAGGGSTASGGGTTAAGGGSTAAGGGSTAAGGGTTAAGGGSTAAGGGSTAAGGGSTAAGGGTTIAGGGSTAAGGGTTAAGGGSTAAGGGTTAAGGGSTAAGGGSTAAGGGTTIAGGGSTAAGGGSTAAGGGTTIAGGGSTAAGGGSTAAGGGSTAAGGGTTAAGGGSTAAGGGTTVDGGGSTAAGGGSTAAGGGSTAAGGGSTAAGGGSTAAGGGSTAAGGGSTAAGGGSTAAGGGTTAAGGGSTAAGGGSTAAGGGSTAAGGGSTAAGGGSTAAGGGSTAAGGGSTAAGGGSTAVGGGTTAAGGGSTAAGGGSTAAGGGSTAAGGGTTAAGGGSTAAGGGSTAAGGGSTAAGGGSTAAGGGSTAAGGGTTAAGGGTTAAGGGSTAAGGGSTAIGGGSTAAGGGSTAAGGGSTAAGGGSTAAGGGSTAAGGGSTAAGGGSTAAGGGSTAAGGGTTAAGGGSTAAGGGSTAAGGGSTASGGGTTAAGGGSTAAGGGSTAAGGGSTAAGGGSTVAGGGSTAAGGGSTAAGGGTTAAGGGSTAAGGGSTAAGGGTTAAGGGSTDAGGGSTAAGGGSTAAGGGSTAAGGGSTAAGGGSTSAGGGSTAAGGGTTIAGGGSTAVGGGSTAAGGGSTAAGGGTTAAGGGSTAAGGGSTAAGGGSTAAGGGSTAAGGGSTAAGGGSTAAGGGSTAAGGGTTAAGGGSTAAGGGTTAAGGGSTAAGGGSTAAGGGSTAAGGGSTAAGGGSTAAGGGTTAAGGGSTAAGGGSTAAGGGSTAAGGGSTAAGGGSTAVGGGTTAAGGGSTAAGGGSTAAGGGSTAAGGGTTSAPQPAVVCGITVRSQYGGLVSSFCDSVLEINLYIQSGSACGVVV, from the exons ATGCGATCCTTGACCAACCCAGGGGGGCTGGCGCTGCTAGTGTTGTTAGCACTATCGTTTAGCG CCAACGTCGTCCAATCTTATAGAGCGAAAATGA CATCGAGAGTATGCTTCTCCAACATCGCCAACTTCACTGGAAATACTGCGATCGGGCTATGCTCGCACTCAGTGTTGCAAACGCTCAGGGTGGGCGCGAACGGCACGATCGCGTACGTTACGACTGCCACAACGCCTCAGTCAACCGTGCTCA GACTGCTTCCGACCTACTGCAACCGAAGGCTGGCGTATCCGTACCTCGAACCGTACCTGGCTATAGTCGGGTCCGGTACGGAAGGACCAGTTGCTACCATCCTAGCGAATCCGACGATTCGAGCGAACTACATCCGGGCGCTGATCACGTTCATGAAGTCCTACCCGCGCTGCGTCGGActatatatcgacttcagcAACCTCGCCACATCGCAGGCG GCCGGTTATGCCGCGTTCATGCAGGCCCTGTTCCAGGCGGCTGGTACAGCTTCGCTCAAGCTGGCCTCAGCGCTGCCCTGGGAGGCAGATCGGTACGCCGATGTCTACTACAGCGTCACTTTAAGAAGCTTATCGTTTAACGTGCTGCGCACGTACGATGAATTCTACTCATCGCTTACAACGGTCGTACGGCCGCTGAACCCGCTAGTTGCTATGGCCGCACCGTTTAACGCCACGACGAAAACTATC TCGTACAACCTGTACCGGTGGATAATCAAGGGACTGAACCCGAGCAACATCATACTCGGCATGTCGATGTATGCTCGCGCATATACTGTGACAAAAGTTAGCCAGTTCGGTGCTACGGGAACGGCTAGCGCTTCGGTGGTATCATACTGCGAT GCACTTCTTTTCTCGACCAAGTTTGGACTGCAAACGAGCAGCTCTGGAGAGAGTGTATCCTCTAGCAGCAGTATGGCTTACGTATTCACTTCATTTCAATCGGCTGAGCTCAAGCTGAACTTTGCAGTGTCTAATAATTTGGCTGGTGTTGCACTGTTCTCATTGAACACTGCCGGCACCAATGCAGAGCTGCTGCGTTACGTGACGAGTATTATTGCACCGACGCCACCAACAGGTTTCCAATATCCTGTGGCGTCGTATCCTACATGCGGCGTTTCGATTACATTCCCATCGTTGGTGGCTATAACTACACAACCAACAGCCTCCACAGCAGCGGGTGGCGGTACCACTCGAGCTGGAGGAGTTACCACGGTTGCGCCAGGAGGAGACACCACGGCTGCTGGAGGTGGAACTACAGCCGCTGGAGGAGGTTCAACAGCCGCTGGAGGAGGTTCAACAGCCGCTGGAGGTGGAACTACagccgctggaggaggatcAACAGCCGCTGGAGGAGGAACTACTGTCGCTGGAGGAGGTTCAACTGCCGCTGGAGGAGGTTCGACTGCATCAGGGGGTGGAACTACAGCCGCTGGAGGAG GTTCGACTgccgctggaggaggatcaacagccgctggaggaggaactacagccgctggaggaggatcaacagccgctggaggaggatcaacagccgctggaggaggatcaactgctgctggaggaggaACGACTATCGCAGGAGGAGGTTCAACTGCCGCTGGAGGTGGAACTACAGCCGCCGGTGGTGGTTCTACAGCCGCCGGAGGAGGAACTACagccgctggaggaggatcaacagccgctggaggaggttcgactgctgctggaggaggaACTACTATCGCTGGAGGAGGATCAACAGCCGCTGGAGGAGGCTCaactgctgctggaggaggaACTACTATCGCTGGAGGAGGATCAACAGCCGCTGGAGGAGGCTCaactgctgctggaggaggttcgactgctgctggaggaggaaccacagccgctggaggaggatcCACAGCTGCTGGAGGAGGAACTACTGTCGATGGAGGAGGTTCaactgctgctggaggaggctcgactgctgctggaggaggatcaacagccgctggaggaggctcgactgctgctggaggaggatcaacagccgctggaggaggctcaacagccgctggaggaggatcAACAGCCGCTGGTGGAGGTTCgactgctgctggaggaggaactacagccgctggaggaggctcaactgctgctggaggaggatcaacagccgctggaggaggatcaacagctgctggaggaggctcaacagccgctggaggaggatcAACAGCCGCTGGAGGAGGCTCAACTGCAGCTGGAGGAGGCTCAACAGCCGCTGGAGGAGGCTCGACTGCAGTTGGAGGAGGAACTACAGCCGCTGGAGGAGGTTCGACTgccgctggaggaggatcaacagccgctggaggaggatcaactgctgctggaggaggaactacagccgctggaggaggatcaacagccgctggaggaggctcgactgctgctggaggaggatcaacagccgctggaggaggatcAACAGCCGCTGGAGGAGGCTCAACtgcagcaggaggaggaactacagccgctggaggaggaactacagccgctggaggaggctcaactgctgctggaggaggcTCAACTGCTATCGGAGGAGGATCAACAGCCGCTGGAGGAGGCTCGACTgccgctggaggaggatcaacagccgctggaggaggctcgactgctgctggaggag GATCAACAGCCGCTGGAGGAGGCTCgactgctgctggaggag gctcaactgctgctggaggaggatcaacagccgctggaggaggaactacagccgctggaggaggatcaacagccgctggaggaggatcAACAGCCGCTGGAGGAGGCTCGACTGCATCAGGGGGTGGAACTACTgccgctggaggaggatcaacagccgctggaggaggctcaacagccgctggaggaggatcaacagccgctggaggaggatcAACAGTCGCAGGAGGAGGATCAACAGCCGCTGGAGGAGGCTCAACAGCCGCTGGAGGTGGAACTACagccgctggaggaggatcCACAGCCGCTGGAGGAGGCTCGACtgcagcaggaggaggaaCTACAGCAGCTGGGGGAGGCTCAACTGATGCTGGAGGAGGCTCgactgctgctggaggaggatCAACAGCCGCTGGAGGTGGCTCgactgctgctggaggaggatcaactgctgctggaggaggcTCGACTTCCGCTGGAGGAGGATCAACAGCCGCTGGAGGAGGAACTACTATCGCTGGAGGAGGATCAACAGCCGTTGGAGGAGGATCAACAGCCGCTGGAGGAGGCTCAACtgcagcaggaggaggaactacagccgctggaggaggctcaactgctgctggaggaggatcaactgctgctggaggaggatCAACAGCCGCTGGAGGAGGCTCGACTgccgctggaggaggatcAACAGCCGCTGGAGGAGGTTCGACTGCCGCTGGAGGAGGCTCAACtgcagcaggaggaggaactacagccgctggaggaggatcaacagccgctggaggaggaactacagccgctggaggaggctcaactgctgctggaggaggctcaactgctgctggaggaggatCAACAGCTGCTGGAGGAGGTTCTACAGCCGCTGGAGGAGGCTCaactgctgctggaggaggaACTACTgccgctggaggaggatcAACAGCCGCTGGAGGAGGTTCAACTgccgctggaggaggatcAACAGCTGCTGGAGGAGGATCAACAGCCGCTGGAGGAGGCTCGACTGCTGTTGGAGGAGGAACTACagccgctggaggaggatcAACAGCCGCCGGAGGAGGATCAACAGCCGCTGGTGGAGGATCAACAGCCGCTGGTGGAGGCACCACGTCTGCACCACAACCTGCTGTTGTCTGCGGCATTACTGTGCGGTCGCAGTACGGAGGTCTTgtcagcagtttttgtgattCTGTTTTAGAGATCAACCTGTACATTCAATCTGGAAGTGCGTGTGGGGTTGTAGTGTAA